ATATCGGTGGTTACTCCGGCTCGCCGCCATAGTTTTGCAAAGAAAAACACCGTGACTATATTTGCAGCAACCATATTCCACCACAGCCAGTTACCCGCTATACCGCCACTTCGTACCAGCTCGGTGACAGCCAGCGGAGTGTCGGCTGCAAAGGTTGTTGCCACCATGGCAGTACCAGCTATCCACCAGGGAAGATTTCGGCCGGAAAGGAAAAATGCTTGAGTGCTGGTGCGTGCCCGCTTTGCGTACATGAGAGCTATAAGCATGCTAAACAGCAGATACAAAGCAACGATGATGAAATCAACTGTTGACATTAGCGGTGCAGGAAATCCTTGTAATAAAAATCAATATCAAATCCACCAAAGCGCGACTGAAAGGACAGGTTTATGTTTTCATACAATGTTTTCAGTGGTATCTGTTCCTCATTATATTCGGGTGGCGATGGTTTAAGGTTGTGCTTTATAAACTGAAGTTGATTAATAAAGGTTCCCGTAATGAGGTTTGCTATTTCACCGGCAACATCAGGGTAATATTTCTTTACATTGGACTTGGTAGTTCCAAAGAAGTTTTTTGTAAGCTGTTGTAATGTAGATTCCGGGAAGTTTATAATAAGTTCACCCTTCATGGTGCCATCAAGTTCAATAGTTACCTTTGGGTCATTCTGGTTTGACTGGCTTTCAAATACCTCTTTTATATCAGGATCATGGAGAAAATTTTTAAAAATATGGTCAACCGATCGGGCTAATATTCGGGTATAACGTTCATAATTATTCATTGATATAGTTCTCCAGTCTATGATGAATGCATCATATGATTAAGACAGTGACTCAACAAAGAAAAAGATGCATATAGCTTTATTTGTCAAGAAATGTTTAGGGCTGTGTTATTTTTTGTAGTATTTTGGGTGAGGATCCCAGTATATTGAAATTACTTGCTTCTGCTTCATCTGCATTGTATTTTGCAAGCTAATAAAAAATATCGGCATACAAATATATATAAAATGTAATAGTTTATTAATTCTTACCGGTAAGCTAAGCTTATTTTAAAAAAGTATTAACGAAGATTGTAATTATTTATAATTATGTTTAGATTAGTGAATATACATTCACAATTATTATAAATACAACATATTTTTTAATATGATAATGCAATTTTTATTCCAGGTATTATCCACATAATGAAGAATTTTAACAGAAATTAATTTTTGGATATATACCCTCCCGGCTTATACATAAAAATAATTATTACAGTAAAAAAATTTTTTTTAAAAAAAAGTTGCGACAAAAATGCTGGAATATTCAGCAGTTAGCATAAGTTTATTCAATAAATTTACTGCATTACAAGTAGTTCAATGCGACATAGTAACACATATTCCATCGATAGCCAATTAATTTAGTAAATTAATGTCATTGAATGTTGTGTTTGTGGATAATGTGGATAACTTTGTGAATATTAATATAAATAGACTGTTTTTTTGGATATTCAACATTTTACCTGTTCATGTCGTACAGGTAAAATAAACCTCTCATGGTAAGTGTTGAGTCAATTTTTGCGGGAATTGAAAGGTGTGGATGCACCACTTCAGCCATTCCTCCAGTGCAGATAACACTGTAATGAGCTTGAGAACCTGACATTTTTTGTATTATTCCTTCAATTAAAGAAATCCATCCGTAAAAAAATCCTGAAATAAGTGCATCTTTTGTATTTTGTGCAATAATAGAAGCTGGTTTTTCAAACGGAACTTCAAAAAGCTGTGCGGTGCTCTGTGCCAGTCCATTCATTGCTGCCTTTACTCCGGGTGCTATGACCCCCCCCTTTAATACGCCATTTTCAAGCAGGCAGAATGTTATAGCAGTGCCAATATCAACAATAATGCAATCGATTTTGTAATCGATGTAAGCAGCAACCGCATTAACAATGCGATCAACACCTAATTGGGCTGGGTTATCATATTCTATCATTATCGGCATACGAGAAAGGTGGGTAATCCTGTGAGTTCTTATAGAAAATAGTTTTTTACATGCTGCATCATAGGCATTATTACATTGCGGGACAACACTTGAATAAATTGCACCCTGAATGTCACCAGCATCTATAGAATATTCCTTAATAGCATTGGTAATGGTGTCCGATAGTTCCTGTACAGTAACATCCCGTTTTGTAGGATACCGGTACATAAAAACAGGCAAGGGGTTGCTTGTGTCATAAAGCCCTAAAACAGTATGTGTATTGCCAATATTGAAACCTATAATCATGGAACGCTATACCTATTCGGTATCGTGTGCCCTCTCTAAGCGGGATTTAAGTGAGTAGTAAGACACGCGGGCTTCGTCCCGCACATTTTTATTGGGGTCACTCATGGCTTTTTCTATAGCTTTAAGCGCTTGTGGGTCAAATATCTTTTCCAGTGCACGAACCGCTTCTAAACGGACATCATAGTAGGGGTCATCTAAAAGTTTGATCAATGCATTGATTGCGCTTTTTTCACGTAATATGCCAATGGAACGCGCAGCAGCCATGCGTACCGATTTAAATTCATCATTGCATGCCTTGATAAGAAGTGGTGCTGCTTCTTTGATTTTAAACTGGCCAATCTGTTTAACTGTTTCTTCCCGCTGTGCACCTCCTTCGGTCATACGCTTTACTAAAAGCATAAACGGTGCATCGGTAATGGCTTTGAGTGCTCTTTCGGTTCCAATTTTCTTCAGAGCATCGTGAGCAGTTTTCCTGACTTCAGCATTATTATCTACAAGGCAGCCAATTAATGGGCTGACAGCCTGATCGCCGCCAATCATACCTAATGCGCGGGTTGCTTCTACCCGTATCTGATAATGCTTACTATCAAGTGCCTCAACTAAATGCGGTATGGCATACTTATCCTTAAGATATCCCATGGTTCGTATGGCTTCAATTGAAACCATCATCTTTTTGTCTTTAAAGGCTAAATACAATATTTTTGATATCTCTAAATCATCGGTGGGGCCTATTTCACTCAAAACCCTGAGCGCTTCAATCTTATCACGCTGTGAACCAGATATGATTATCTGACGCAGGTTTTCAATAATAACAGGGTCTTTTATATTGCCAAATTTTATTGTTGCTATCGTCCTTACTCGCGGATCCGGGTCATGGATGAGTTTTTTTAAATCTTCAATAACTGACTGGTCGCGAATTTTTACCAGAGCTAGCAATGCATTAAGCCTGACTTCAGCTTTACGGTGTTTTGTTAATTGTAATAATCCATTGATGTCATTTTTTTCTCTGAGTTTGTCAACGTTTGGGGTAAAAAGTGCCATAGCAATCCCTTTTTTGAGTATTTATATTTATTGCAAGTGTACTCCATATGCATAAAAAAAGTCAACTAATAATGTACAATTTTATTATATTATGCAAATGTATATACAGATACAGTTATACCTTGACACGCACATCGCCATATCGCTTAATTAGATTTTTCTGCTCCATTGCATTCAAAAGTGGTATCATATATTTTCGTGAAAGTCCGGTGATTTCTTTTGCCTGTTGTATGGTTAACTCTTTGTTTCGTTCAAAATGTGTCATGATACGTTGTGTGTATTGTGTAAACACATCGCTGTGCCATATCAATTCTTTATCAACAACCACTAAATGTCCTGTTTTAATAAGTTTATCAATTATATTTCGGTAGCGGGGAAAATCTTTGGGGTTAATGCCTCCTATACCTTTTTGTAATGCCTGCCGTAAAAATTCCCGTTCACTATCGCCAATTTCATCCCTTTGCTGTTTAATCAAGCCATGATGTGTCACTATATGGTGCACAACTTCATATGGTAGCAAAAACTTTTGCGCCAGTTCCTGTTCGGTTGCGCCAGATGACAATTCCTGCTTTAATGCATTCACCGTACTTTCAAAGTGTGATGGTGTGGTTATATAATTGGCAATAATAGTGACTTTTGAATCGTTCTTAAGCTTTTCCACCGCATTAACAACATGGGCTTCATCGGGAAATATTTTTTTCAAATGTTCAACTGGCATATATGGATTGGTGATGAGAGTACACAGAATAGCATTTGCCGTTATATCATAACTCTGTGCTATTTCCTGAAGAAGCGGGTCTTTTTTAAGTGTACCTTTATAATCGGTACTCAGGATATAGCCTCCTGCTATTATTGTATATCCTCCAGGAAATGTTGCAACAAATCGCTCGGTTGGGTAGCAGTGGACTGGTTCTTTAAACTTAAGTCGCACAACGGTGTTTGACTGGCCAATAACACTGTACTGCGCATCACAGGCAGCAGTGCCAATCAAAACCTCAATCCACTGATTGTTCTTGATTGGTGAGAATGCATGTGTGATACATGCAATACAGCTTCTGGTTTCAGTGAAAAAGTTTTCCGTAACAATAATGTGGCCACGTTGTAATGTTGCTTTTTCAATTCCAGCCAGCGCCAGTGCCGTTCGCTGTGAAACATCCGATTTTTCCTGTTGAGTATTATGGCTTTGAATCTGGCGTATGCGCGTGGTGATGTTGTGCGGCAGAATGGTTATAGTATCATTGACCGTAAAACTACCATTTTTGCTGGTACCGGTAACCACAGTACCAACGCCTTTAACGGTAAACACCCGGTCAATATGTAAATACGGCTTATTACCAGCTTCTGGCTGGGGTAATTGGTGAATGGCATCTTCCAATGCTGACTTTAATGAGTCAATACCTTCCCCTGTAATTGATGAGCATGGTATTACACTTGCGTTTTTATACAGAGTGGCAATTAACTTATTTTGTATGTGCGATAGTACCCGGGTAATATCTTCAGGTGTTACCTTATCAACCTTTGTTAACGCTACAACGATTGAAGGAATTCCCAATATTGACAACACTTTCACATGGTCATCAGTTTGTTTCATCCAACCGTCATCGGCAGCAATCACCAGAAGGCCAAGATCAATTCCCCATGCACCGGTTACCATGTTACGTATAAACCGTTCATGCCCCGGCACATCTACAATACTTACGGTACCAATGGTTGGAAGGTTAATGTAGGCAAAACCAATATCAATGGTCATCTGGCGCTGTTTTTCTTCTGGCAGTCTATCAGCATCTATACCAGTAAGTGCCTTTATGAGCGATGTCTTGCCGTGGTCAACATGGCCTGCAGTGCCAATAACGTACATGGTTATTTCCTATGGTAGCAAAGAGTTTATAGCGTCAGCAACATTTACAATATCGTCATCCAAAATGGTTCTGAAATTTATTGTAAATACATCATTCTGTATATAGCCAATAATGGGAATCGGTTGAGAAACCATGTGTGTTGCAATGTCACCAGCTTTTTTTCCATCAATGGCTATGGCTATTCCATAATCAGGCAATACTTTATCGGGCATGGCACCACCACCAAATGCTGTTTTTGAACTGATGCGCTGAACGTACGGTTTAACCTCGTCTTTTAGTTTTTTGAAAAGTTTTTTTATTTTTTTATCTATTGCGTGTAAATCCTGTTTCATAAATGACCATGTGGGAATGACTCCGTGCCTGTTGTTAGCATACTGCAATAAAATTTCCTGTAATATAAAGTAGGTTACTTTATCCACTCTAAGTATTCGCATCAATGGATCTTTCTTTAATTGTGCTATCAAATGCTTTTTACCTGCAATGATGCCTGCCTGACAAGCACCAAGGAGTTTATCGCCGCTAAAACACACTAAATCAGCATATTTGAGTGCCTGTGCCACGTTGTCATCGTTGTTAAATATCAGATTGCCACTTCCTAAATCTTTAACCAGTAACACCGTATCTGTTTTTAAGGTAGCTAACTGTTGCAATGT
The window above is part of the Spirochaetota bacterium genome. Proteins encoded here:
- a CDS encoding HEAT repeat domain-containing protein, translated to MALFTPNVDKLREKNDINGLLQLTKHRKAEVRLNALLALVKIRDQSVIEDLKKLIHDPDPRVRTIATIKFGNIKDPVIIENLRQIIISGSQRDKIEALRVLSEIGPTDDLEISKILYLAFKDKKMMVSIEAIRTMGYLKDKYAIPHLVEALDSKHYQIRVEATRALGMIGGDQAVSPLIGCLVDNNAEVRKTAHDALKKIGTERALKAITDAPFMLLVKRMTEGGAQREETVKQIGQFKIKEAAPLLIKACNDEFKSVRMAAARSIGILREKSAINALIKLLDDPYYDVRLEAVRALEKIFDPQALKAIEKAMSDPNKNVRDEARVSYYSLKSRLERAHDTE
- a CDS encoding chemotaxis protein CheX — protein: MNNYERYTRILARSVDHIFKNFLHDPDIKEVFESQSNQNDPKVTIELDGTMKGELIINFPESTLQQLTKNFFGTTKSNVKKYYPDVAGEIANLITGTFINQLQFIKHNLKPSPPEYNEEQIPLKTLYENINLSFQSRFGGFDIDFYYKDFLHR
- a CDS encoding type III pantothenate kinase, which produces MIIGFNIGNTHTVLGLYDTSNPLPVFMYRYPTKRDVTVQELSDTITNAIKEYSIDAGDIQGAIYSSVVPQCNNAYDAACKKLFSIRTHRITHLSRMPIMIEYDNPAQLGVDRIVNAVAAYIDYKIDCIIVDIGTAITFCLLENGVLKGGVIAPGVKAAMNGLAQSTAQLFEVPFEKPASIIAQNTKDALISGFFYGWISLIEGIIQKMSGSQAHYSVICTGGMAEVVHPHLSIPAKIDSTLTMRGLFYLYDMNR
- the selB gene encoding selenocysteine-specific translation elongation factor, with product MYVIGTAGHVDHGKTSLIKALTGIDADRLPEEKQRQMTIDIGFAYINLPTIGTVSIVDVPGHERFIRNMVTGAWGIDLGLLVIAADDGWMKQTDDHVKVLSILGIPSIVVALTKVDKVTPEDITRVLSHIQNKLIATLYKNASVIPCSSITGEGIDSLKSALEDAIHQLPQPEAGNKPYLHIDRVFTVKGVGTVVTGTSKNGSFTVNDTITILPHNITTRIRQIQSHNTQQEKSDVSQRTALALAGIEKATLQRGHIIVTENFFTETRSCIACITHAFSPIKNNQWIEVLIGTAACDAQYSVIGQSNTVVRLKFKEPVHCYPTERFVATFPGGYTIIAGGYILSTDYKGTLKKDPLLQEIAQSYDITANAILCTLITNPYMPVEHLKKIFPDEAHVVNAVEKLKNDSKVTIIANYITTPSHFESTVNALKQELSSGATEQELAQKFLLPYEVVHHIVTHHGLIKQQRDEIGDSEREFLRQALQKGIGGINPKDFPRYRNIIDKLIKTGHLVVVDKELIWHSDVFTQYTQRIMTHFERNKELTIQQAKEITGLSRKYMIPLLNAMEQKNLIKRYGDVRVKV
- the selA gene encoding L-seryl-tRNA(Sec) selenium transferase, translated to QRKRIAQGLPFDYGKCLEAIVHKCRTIRMEKLQRVINGTGILLHTNLGRAPLGNDILLRVSENLRAYCNLEYHIPTQKRGKRGGFAEKLICLITGAEDALIVNNNAASVFLILHHFARDKEVVISRGELIQIGGGFRIPDIMKQAGCRLVEVGTTNITEVSDYKNAITENTALILSAHRSNFYMKGFTQSPTLQQLATLKTDTVLLVKDLGSGNLIFNNDDNVAQALKYADLVCFSGDKLLGACQAGIIAGKKHLIAQLKKDPLMRILRVDKVTYFILQEILLQYANNRHGVIPTWSFMKQDLHAIDKKIKKLFKKLKDEVKPYVQRISSKTAFGGGAMPDKVLPDYGIAIAIDGKKAGDIATHMVSQPIPIIGYIQNDVFTINFRTILDDDIVNVADAINSLLP